One window of the Paenibacillus beijingensis genome contains the following:
- the rpoE gene encoding DNA-directed RNA polymerase subunit delta, giving the protein MSSNLSQKFDSERLKEMPMVDLAFEVLKSANTPYYYRDLMKEIAKYRGLSEAEINDVIAQVYTEINIDGRFACVGSNMWGLKRWYPVERSEDPVANAKRPRIINDDDDDDDDSYVDEEEETYSADEEDFDAFDEDREFEEGDDDEGVDEVIDDEDLDDEEAAEDELHDDDEDTDDSDDDDDQDDLK; this is encoded by the coding sequence ATGAGCAGCAATCTGTCTCAGAAATTCGATTCCGAGCGTCTGAAAGAGATGCCGATGGTCGATTTGGCATTCGAGGTGCTCAAAAGCGCCAATACGCCATACTACTACCGGGATTTGATGAAGGAAATTGCGAAATACCGCGGGTTGTCGGAGGCAGAGATCAACGATGTCATTGCCCAGGTGTACACGGAGATCAACATCGACGGCCGTTTCGCTTGCGTAGGCAGCAATATGTGGGGACTGAAGCGCTGGTATCCGGTCGAACGCTCCGAGGATCCGGTTGCGAATGCCAAGCGTCCGCGCATCATTAACGATGACGATGACGATGACGACGACAGCTACGTCGACGAGGAAGAAGAAACCTATTCCGCCGACGAAGAAGATTTCGATGCGTTCGACGAAGACCGCGAGTTCGAAGAAGGCGATGACGACGAAGGGGTCGACGAAGTCATCGACGATGAAGATTTGGATGATGAAGAAGCGGCCGAAGACGAGCTGCATGATGACGACGAAGACACCGACGATTCGGACGACGATGACGATCAGGACGACCTGAAATAG
- the argS gene encoding arginine--tRNA ligase, with product MKTNVLNRLYEQIKEAIADAVVKAGLAEREQLPAFVLEVPKEKAHGDLATNAAMQLTKIAKKNPRQIAEAIVQNLEAGKASIESAEIAGPGFINFRLDKSFLYGVIADVAEAGADYGRAAARKGERIQVEFVSANPTGSLHLGHARGAAVGDALCSVLDFAGYDVDREYYINDAGAQVGNLAKSIEARYKQALGMEAEMPEDGYYGEDIFGFARELAAEKGDSLLSLPDEERFAFFRQYGLERELDKIKRDLARFRVSFNEWFSETSLYESGRITEALDALKAKGQVYEEDGATWLSSMTFGDDKNRVLVKNDGSYTYLTPDIAYHRDKYARGYDRIINIWGADHHGYIPRMKAAMEALGNDPDKLIVLIAQMVSLFQNGEKVKMSKRTGKAVTMEDLMDEVGVDAIRYFFTMRSMDSHLDFDMDLAISTSNENPVYYVQYAHARICSIFRQAEEQGVTVPSLDAVRFNKLTAEHEFDLLRKMGELPQEIAEAAAQYAPHRIVRYVYELASNFHSYYRAERVITEDGEQTQARLALLGAVRTVLANVLRLIGVSAPERM from the coding sequence ATGAAGACAAATGTGCTCAATCGCTTGTATGAACAAATTAAAGAGGCCATCGCCGATGCCGTCGTCAAGGCCGGTCTGGCGGAGCGCGAGCAGCTGCCTGCTTTTGTGCTGGAGGTGCCGAAGGAGAAAGCGCACGGCGATCTGGCGACGAATGCGGCGATGCAGCTGACGAAGATCGCGAAGAAAAACCCGCGCCAAATCGCCGAAGCGATTGTGCAAAACCTTGAAGCCGGAAAAGCTTCCATCGAATCGGCTGAAATTGCCGGACCGGGCTTTATCAACTTCCGGCTCGACAAAAGCTTCCTGTACGGCGTCATCGCCGACGTTGCGGAAGCGGGAGCCGATTACGGCCGCGCGGCGGCGCGCAAAGGCGAGCGGATTCAGGTGGAGTTCGTCAGCGCCAACCCGACCGGCAGCCTTCACCTCGGTCACGCCCGTGGAGCGGCCGTCGGCGACGCGCTTTGCAGCGTGCTGGACTTCGCCGGCTACGACGTGGACCGCGAATACTATATTAACGATGCCGGCGCCCAGGTGGGAAATCTGGCCAAGTCGATCGAAGCCCGCTACAAGCAGGCGCTCGGAATGGAAGCGGAGATGCCGGAGGACGGCTACTACGGAGAAGATATTTTCGGCTTCGCGCGCGAGCTGGCCGCAGAGAAGGGTGACTCGCTGCTGTCGCTGCCGGACGAAGAACGGTTCGCTTTTTTCCGCCAGTACGGACTGGAGAGGGAACTTGACAAAATCAAACGCGACCTCGCCCGCTTCCGCGTCTCGTTCAACGAGTGGTTCAGCGAGACGTCGCTTTATGAGAGCGGCCGCATCACGGAGGCGCTTGACGCGCTGAAGGCCAAGGGGCAAGTGTACGAGGAGGACGGCGCGACGTGGCTCTCGTCCATGACGTTCGGCGACGACAAAAACCGCGTTCTGGTGAAAAATGACGGATCCTATACGTATTTGACGCCTGATATCGCGTACCACCGCGACAAATACGCGCGCGGTTATGACCGGATCATCAACATTTGGGGCGCCGACCACCACGGTTACATTCCGCGCATGAAGGCGGCGATGGAGGCGCTCGGCAACGACCCGGACAAGCTGATCGTGCTCATTGCGCAAATGGTTAGTCTGTTCCAGAACGGCGAGAAAGTAAAAATGTCCAAGCGGACCGGCAAAGCGGTCACGATGGAAGACTTGATGGACGAGGTCGGCGTCGACGCGATCCGCTACTTCTTCACGATGCGCAGTATGGATTCGCATCTGGATTTCGATATGGACCTGGCGATTTCCACGTCCAACGAAAACCCGGTTTATTACGTGCAGTACGCGCACGCCCGCATTTGCAGCATTTTCCGCCAGGCCGAAGAGCAGGGCGTAACGGTGCCGTCGCTGGACGCGGTCCGGTTCAATAAGCTGACAGCCGAGCACGAGTTCGACCTGCTGCGCAAAATGGGCGAGCTGCCGCAGGAAATTGCCGAAGCGGCGGCACAATATGCGCCCCACCGCATCGTCCGTTATGTATATGAGCTGGCGTCGAACTTCCACAGCTACTATCGGGCGGAGCGTGTCATTACCGAGGACGGCGAGCAGACGCAGGCGCGTCTGGCGCTGCTCGGCGCGGTCCGCACCGTGCTTGCCAACGTGCTGCGCCTGATCGGCGTGTCCGCTCCGGAACGGATGTAA
- the speB gene encoding agmatinase: MKLDQKYSGNVFILSSEDYEASKAVIYGMPMDYTVSFRPGSRFGPARVREVSIGLEEYSPYLDRSLEDITYFDAGDLLLPFGNAARSLDIIGEFVRGVLADGKMPVGLGGEHLVSWPVFQAVYEKYPDLAIVHFDAHADLREQYEGEPLSHSTPLRKAAGLIGGKNIYQFGIRSGSREEWQFARENINFHPFEVLEPLKKVLPELAGRPVYLTIDIDVLDPSCAPGTGTAEAGGITSKELLEAVHAIAKAGINVVGCDLVEVAPAYDPTEQTQIVASKVIREMLLGFIRD, translated from the coding sequence ATGAAACTTGATCAAAAATATTCCGGCAACGTCTTTATTTTAAGCTCGGAGGATTACGAAGCTTCCAAAGCGGTCATCTACGGCATGCCGATGGATTACACCGTATCGTTCCGTCCGGGCTCGCGCTTCGGCCCCGCGCGCGTCCGCGAGGTTTCGATCGGGCTGGAGGAATACAGCCCGTACCTGGACCGCAGCCTCGAAGATATTACGTACTTCGACGCCGGCGATCTGCTGCTGCCGTTCGGCAACGCCGCCCGCTCGCTCGACATTATCGGCGAGTTCGTGCGCGGCGTGCTGGCGGACGGCAAAATGCCGGTCGGCCTCGGCGGCGAGCATCTCGTATCGTGGCCGGTATTCCAGGCCGTCTACGAAAAATATCCCGATCTGGCGATCGTCCACTTTGACGCCCATGCCGACCTGCGGGAGCAGTACGAAGGCGAGCCGCTTTCGCACTCCACTCCGCTGCGAAAGGCGGCCGGCCTGATCGGCGGCAAAAACATTTACCAGTTCGGCATCCGTTCCGGCTCGCGCGAGGAATGGCAGTTTGCGCGCGAGAACATCAACTTCCACCCGTTCGAGGTGCTCGAGCCGCTGAAGAAGGTGCTGCCGGAGCTGGCGGGCCGTCCCGTCTATTTGACCATCGACATCGACGTACTTGATCCGTCCTGCGCGCCCGGCACGGGTACGGCGGAAGCGGGCGGCATTACGTCCAAGGAGCTGTTGGAAGCGGTGCATGCGATTGCGAAGGCGGGCATCAACGTCGTCGGCTGCGATTTGGTCGAAGTGGCGCCGGCTTATGATCCGACGGAGCAGACGCAAATCGTCGCCTCCAAAGTGATCCGCGAAATGCTGCTCGGCTTCATTCGGGACTAG
- a CDS encoding S8 family peptidase yields MLNLTGSSRKNRIKIREAVQKNFQYSKGIPWGVRHIRAPQAWSQTTGYRVKIAVIDTGVDFSHPDLKNSLAGGINLVNRAQPPHDDNGHGTHIAGTIAAANRIQGMIGVAPRAIIYPVKAFDQNGSAYVADIVLAIEWCIRNRMDIINMSFGMKSRSKSLLTAVVNAYNAGIVIIASSGNDGKRRTVDYPARYTHTISVGATTRQRRIAPFSNRGSLIDVYAPGDKIHSAWLNGAYNEMSGTSMATSHVSGAVALLLSKHPGISPAEVKAILKKSVQPIKGVKMLRMTGEIDILRMLKATDP; encoded by the coding sequence ATGTTGAACCTCACGGGTTCATCCCGTAAAAACCGGATCAAAATCCGTGAAGCCGTCCAGAAAAATTTCCAGTATTCCAAGGGGATTCCATGGGGAGTAAGGCATATCCGCGCCCCTCAGGCATGGAGCCAGACAACCGGTTACCGGGTAAAAATCGCTGTTATCGATACCGGCGTCGACTTCAGCCATCCCGATTTGAAAAACTCGCTTGCCGGCGGCATTAATCTGGTTAACCGGGCCCAACCTCCGCACGACGACAACGGACACGGCACCCATATCGCCGGAACGATCGCCGCAGCCAACCGGATCCAAGGCATGATTGGTGTTGCGCCGCGCGCCATTATTTATCCGGTCAAAGCCTTCGATCAGAACGGAAGCGCCTATGTTGCCGATATCGTGCTGGCGATCGAATGGTGCATTCGCAACCGGATGGACATTATTAATATGAGCTTCGGTATGAAAAGCCGCAGCAAGTCGCTGCTCACAGCCGTAGTCAACGCTTATAATGCCGGCATTGTTATCATTGCTTCCTCCGGCAATGACGGCAAACGCCGTACCGTCGATTACCCCGCCCGCTACACGCATACGATCTCCGTCGGAGCGACAACCCGCCAGCGGCGCATCGCCCCCTTCAGCAACCGCGGTTCCCTCATCGACGTTTACGCCCCCGGCGACAAAATTCACTCCGCCTGGCTGAACGGCGCCTATAACGAAATGAGCGGCACATCGATGGCAACTTCTCATGTAAGCGGAGCGGTCGCCCTGCTGCTGTCGAAACATCCGGGAATCTCTCCGGCAGAAGTGAAAGCGATCTTAAAGAAATCGGTGCAGCCGATCAAAGGCGTCAAAATGCTGCGAATGACCGGCGAGATCGACATTCTCCGCATGCTGAAAGCTACGGACCCATAG
- a CDS encoding CTP synthase has protein sequence MTKYIFVTGGVVSSLGKGITAASLGRLLKNRGLKVTIQKFDPYINVDPGTMSPYQHGEVFVTDDGAETDLDLGHYERFIDINLSKNSNVTTGKIYSSVITKERRGEYLGGTVQVIPHITNEIKDRVFRAGKEAGSDVVITEIGGTVGDIESLPFLEAIRQIKSDIGRDNVMYIHVTLIPYIKAAGEVKTKPTQHSVKELRSIGIQPNVIVCRTEREISEDMKRKIALFCDIDEGAVVECRDASTLYEVPLMLREQGLDDIVVNHLKLKAGEPDMTEWLRLVDRVKNLKRTTEIAIVGKYVALHDAYLSIVESLSHAGFDADAEVKLRWVDAEELTEQNVADKLQGVSGILVPGGFGDRGIEGKVVAIQYAREQRVPFFGICLGMQVAVVEYARNVVGLHGANSSEINPSTDYPVIDLLPEQKDIENLGGTMRLGLYPCKLAEGSLAMREYDDELVYERHRHRYEFNNEYRERIESAGLKISGTSPDGRLVEIVELPDHPWFLAVQFHPEFTSRPNRPQALFRGFVRAALNRNE, from the coding sequence GTGACTAAGTATATTTTTGTGACCGGAGGCGTTGTATCTTCCCTTGGCAAAGGGATTACGGCTGCATCTCTCGGCAGGCTGCTCAAGAACCGGGGCTTGAAAGTGACGATTCAGAAGTTCGACCCTTATATTAACGTCGATCCGGGCACGATGAGCCCGTATCAGCACGGCGAAGTATTCGTGACGGACGACGGCGCCGAAACCGACCTTGACCTTGGCCATTATGAGCGGTTCATCGACATTAATCTTTCCAAAAACAGCAACGTTACGACCGGAAAAATCTATTCCTCCGTCATCACAAAAGAACGTCGCGGCGAGTATCTCGGCGGCACAGTACAGGTAATACCGCACATTACGAACGAAATTAAGGACCGGGTGTTCCGCGCCGGCAAGGAAGCCGGCTCGGACGTCGTCATTACGGAAATCGGCGGTACCGTCGGCGATATCGAGAGCCTTCCGTTTCTGGAAGCGATCCGCCAAATCAAGAGCGACATCGGACGGGACAACGTCATGTATATCCACGTGACGCTCATTCCTTACATTAAAGCGGCCGGCGAAGTGAAAACGAAGCCGACCCAGCACAGCGTGAAGGAGCTGCGGAGCATCGGCATCCAGCCGAACGTCATCGTCTGTCGTACGGAGCGGGAGATTTCCGAGGACATGAAGCGCAAAATTGCGCTGTTCTGCGATATTGACGAAGGCGCGGTCGTTGAGTGCCGCGATGCATCCACACTGTATGAAGTGCCGCTTATGCTCCGCGAGCAGGGGCTGGACGACATCGTCGTCAACCACCTGAAGCTGAAGGCGGGCGAGCCGGATATGACCGAATGGCTTCGTCTGGTCGACCGGGTCAAAAATTTGAAACGGACGACCGAAATCGCCATTGTCGGCAAATATGTCGCTTTGCATGACGCCTACCTCAGCATTGTGGAATCGCTGAGCCACGCGGGATTCGACGCGGATGCGGAAGTGAAGCTGCGCTGGGTGGACGCTGAGGAGCTGACGGAGCAGAACGTTGCGGACAAGCTGCAGGGCGTCAGCGGCATTCTCGTTCCGGGCGGCTTCGGCGACCGTGGGATCGAAGGCAAAGTGGTCGCGATCCAATATGCGCGCGAGCAGCGCGTTCCGTTCTTCGGCATTTGTCTTGGCATGCAGGTTGCCGTTGTCGAGTATGCCCGCAATGTGGTCGGTCTGCACGGGGCCAACAGCTCGGAGATTAACCCTTCGACGGACTATCCTGTCATCGACCTGCTGCCGGAGCAGAAAGACATTGAAAATCTCGGCGGCACGATGCGTCTCGGACTGTATCCTTGCAAGCTGGCGGAAGGTTCGCTTGCGATGCGGGAATACGACGACGAGCTCGTGTACGAGCGCCATCGCCACCGCTACGAATTCAACAACGAATACAGGGAGCGGATCGAATCGGCCGGCCTGAAAATTTCGGGAACCTCGCCGGACGGGCGTCTGGTGGAAATCGTGGAGCTGCCGGATCATCCTTGGTTCCTTGCGGTTCAGTTCCACCCTGAATTTACGTCGCGTCCGAACCGTCCGCAGGCGCTGTTCCGCGGTTTTGTGCGGGCTGCGCTCAACAGGAACGAGTAG
- a CDS encoding DUF7667 family protein, with amino-acid sequence MGIMPIHERLAELWTIRERRSLTEDEQCDFEHCLAVNAAHCRRLANLYNLSLLASMTGDHEWQHDICSKIEKLDGPPPAFRNR; translated from the coding sequence ATGGGGATTATGCCGATACATGAACGTTTGGCCGAGCTGTGGACCATTCGGGAGCGGCGCAGCTTGACCGAAGACGAGCAGTGCGACTTTGAGCACTGCTTGGCCGTGAACGCCGCGCACTGCCGGCGGCTGGCCAATCTGTACAATCTGTCGCTGCTCGCGTCGATGACGGGCGATCACGAGTGGCAGCATGACATTTGCAGCAAAATCGAAAAGCTGGACGGGCCGCCGCCCGCGTTCCGCAACCGGTAA
- a CDS encoding response regulator, whose amino-acid sequence MEKKKVLIVDDQNGIRVLLMEVFSSEGYLTFQASNGRLALEIVKRDNPDLVLLDMKIPGMDGLEILKHIKTINRDIKVIMMTAYGELDMIKEATDLGALMHFTKPFDIDEMRLAVNMQLRGGESNSRYAIGS is encoded by the coding sequence GTGGAAAAGAAGAAAGTGTTGATCGTTGACGATCAGAATGGAATTCGCGTTCTTCTCATGGAAGTGTTCAGCAGCGAAGGATATTTGACTTTTCAGGCTTCAAACGGCAGGCTGGCGCTGGAGATCGTAAAGAGGGACAACCCCGATCTGGTGCTGCTTGATATGAAGATACCGGGCATGGACGGGCTGGAAATTTTGAAACATATCAAAACGATAAACCGCGACATTAAAGTGATCATGATGACCGCCTACGGCGAGCTCGATATGATCAAGGAAGCGACCGACCTGGGGGCGCTTATGCATTTCACGAAGCCGTTCGACATTGATGAGATGCGGCTTGCGGTCAATATGCAGCTTCGGGGCGGAGAATCGAATAGCCGTTACGCGATCGGGTCCTGA
- a CDS encoding DUF1934 domain-containing protein has product MNEKRRVLIALESKQDGGAKTVQTFRGQFYPKDRSVYVRYDEDDELHGTVRTLLRWTPGELSLTRRGGVESEQTFAAGSRRPGRYRSPHLSFPLETETTELTAEQGGCGLPLTLQWSYTLHIGQQESSRFQLRLHIREDNS; this is encoded by the coding sequence ATGAACGAGAAACGACGCGTTCTCATCGCGCTGGAAAGCAAACAGGATGGGGGCGCAAAGACGGTTCAAACCTTTCGCGGACAGTTTTACCCCAAGGACAGATCGGTTTATGTCCGTTATGACGAGGATGACGAGCTGCATGGCACCGTGCGGACACTCCTGCGCTGGACGCCCGGAGAGCTTAGTCTCACCCGGCGCGGCGGGGTGGAGTCGGAGCAGACGTTCGCCGCAGGCAGCAGACGGCCGGGCAGGTACAGATCACCGCATCTTTCGTTTCCGCTCGAGACGGAGACGACGGAGCTTACGGCGGAGCAGGGCGGATGCGGACTGCCGCTGACGCTGCAGTGGTCGTACACGCTTCATATCGGACAGCAGGAAAGCAGCCGTTTTCAGTTGCGGCTTCATATACGGGAGGATAACAGTTAA
- a CDS encoding DNA-deoxyinosine glycosylase, translated as MSGRIHSFAPVIDGEAALLVLGSMPGAQSLQLGQYYGNPRNYFWRVLYGLSGDTPDESYEARLDYARRKGVALWDVIGSCERPGSLDANIREAVPNDLPELVRNYPNLRCFAFNGGKSFDTFRRHYGRDPAFSAVELIQLPSTSPIPTAAMRTLEDRLAAWRVIAPYLKQTES; from the coding sequence ATGAGCGGAAGAATCCACTCGTTTGCGCCTGTCATCGACGGGGAAGCGGCCCTGCTCGTGCTCGGCAGCATGCCCGGAGCACAGTCGCTTCAGCTCGGGCAATATTACGGCAACCCGCGCAATTATTTTTGGCGGGTGCTGTACGGGCTGTCCGGCGACACGCCGGATGAGAGCTACGAAGCCAGGCTCGATTACGCCCGCCGCAAAGGCGTCGCGCTGTGGGACGTCATCGGCTCCTGCGAGCGCCCGGGCAGTCTGGACGCCAACATCCGCGAGGCGGTGCCGAACGATTTGCCGGAACTGGTGCGAAATTATCCGAATTTGCGCTGCTTCGCTTTCAACGGCGGCAAATCATTCGACACGTTCCGGCGGCATTACGGCCGCGATCCGGCTTTTTCAGCGGTAGAGCTGATCCAGCTTCCGTCGACCAGCCCGATTCCTACCGCCGCGATGCGGACGCTGGAGGACCGGCTTGCAGCATGGCGGGTCATTGCCCCTTATTTGAAGCAAACGGAATCGTAA